A single window of Mugil cephalus isolate CIBA_MC_2020 chromosome 1, CIBA_Mcephalus_1.1, whole genome shotgun sequence DNA harbors:
- the haus6 gene encoding HAUS augmin-like complex subunit 6 yields MANPTLMQKENGRYLWFALLGLGFQPDIHTSAVAGKTNVNVKHINLGANMFDKPNKDAFHIVIHFLLEKLSPTRFHEAYRYCWPVLNHKADAEFRKITCIWLREIMDEAGNTGSKAVASLFLSPGGPKFTSLMLNLAIHVMHQKMKTFTTDGSWVPEAAAIPACTSDMAVKRLSLIHKRFLKAAQDQDRFLQEYQRRAQHLVNSMRDINAEGAKYDELLANLDAGSAEDDAATAEKARKVRSLWSAIEDMLSTIKDGRCSVESVLKGDVDQFVLDGTDRVLTIPRCLLQRIEQLPHQLSSGKVYEDGQLNILSVMELMNHSLQLLREERRRASRGPNPQPSSRLLQEKCDQMARALQNLNLLREKVSKEEVPEVRSAIRKLEAEWDKKWMDTLKDTPLVSFLNEDPVLGFLSPMAPLSFEPAACHKSSIFSKYPAKLLEEKPAERRKSQEDVHLIYSNLKTPCPATVERAESPVVTEALRANTSLDWLLDTPPSPPQKASPAPALEASVRKTTHQKVAAVKTKTQILDMEYENLAEQFAEAVTTTSPSEGREKGLDLEGLLCTLQRDPFSARKQLPRTPESLIKDVKSSWRKAVQEDEAKKHQRAEFNSSVTRRLSPLNESYNVLPSPDAPSQTTTPPVTSLSSPPASQQGGLPKSTLLWDTFNMEALDDSSGTGSSAVQFNLNQETLPELSSCDSLLSLDDEAADVKSEDEELLLPSLKMEVSQTPISTRRHLAEIQQAYNDGSFMGDVRTPECLLSDYSVSGLDRDYTRSMETTDKVFSLDLDALETQFPQKKQEYSLPPLISFSPIDDMKC; encoded by the exons ATGGCAAACCCGACGTTAATGCAGAAGGAAAATGGACGATATCTGTGGTTTGCGCTTCTCGGGCTGGGATTTCAACCCGACATCCACACGTCGGCGGTCGCCGGCAAAACCAACGTTAACGTCAAACACATCAACCTGGGAGC GAATATGTTCGACAAGCCCAACAAAGATGCCTTTCACATAGTTATCCATTTCCTGTTGGAGAAGCTCAGCCCGACTCGATTTCATGAAGCTTACAG GTACTGCTGGCCCGTTTTGAACCACAAAGCAGATGCAGAGTTCCGCAAAATTACCTGCATTTGGCTGCGAGAGATAATG GATGAAGCCGGAAACACAGGATCCAAAGCGGTGGCGTCATTGTTTCTCTCACCCGGAGGCCCCAAATTCACCAGCTTAATGCTGAATTTGGCCATTCACGTCATGCATCAGAAAATGAAGACATTCACCACAG ATGGCAGCTGGGTTCCTGAGGCTGCAGCGATTCCCGCCTGCACCTCGGACATGGCGGTCAAGAGGCTCAGTCTGATCCATAAAAGGTTTTTGAAAGCTGCACAGGATCAGGATCGTTTCCTCCAGGAATACCAGAGACGAGCCCA GCATCTGGTGAATTCTATGAGGGACATCAATGCAGAGGGTGCCAAGTATGATGAGCTTCTTGC GAATCTTGATGCTGGTTCCGCAGAGGACGACGCTGCAACAGCTGAGAAGGCCAGAAAG GTGCGGTCGTTATGGTCGGCCATTGAGGACATGCTGTCGACTATCAAAGACGGCCGGTGTTCAGTGGAAAGCGTTTTGAAGGGGGACGTTGATCAGTTCGTCCTGGATGGGACAGACAGAGTCCTAACAATTCCACGTTGTCTGCTGCAAAGAATCGAGCAGCTCCCACATCAG CTAAGCTCGGGGAAAGTGTATGAGGACGGCCAGCTGAACATCCTCAGTGTGATGGAGCTAATGAACCACTCGTTGCAACTCCTGAGGGAGGAGCGACGTCGGGCGTCTCGTGGCCCCAACCCTCAGCCCAGCTCGCGGCTGCTGCAGGAGAAGTGCGATCAGATGGCCCGTGCACTGCAGAACCTCAATCTCCTCAG GGAGAAGGTTTCTAAGGAAGAAGTTCCTGAGGTCAGGAGTGCCATTAGGAAGTTGGAGGCAGAGTGGGACAAGAAGTGGATGGACACTCTGAAAGACACACCTCTAGTCTCTTTCCTGAATGAAGATCCG GTTCTTGGCTTCCTCTCACCGATGGCTCCGTTGTCATTTGAACCAGCAGCCTGTCACAAAAGCAGCATCTTCTCCAAATACCCCGCTAAACTACTTG aggagaaacctgcagagaggaggaaatcgCAGGAAGATGTGCACCTTATTTATTCCAACCTCAAAAC gccCTGTCCTGCAACAGTTGAGAGGGCTGAGAGTCCCGTTGTCACCGAAGCATTGCGAGCAAATACGTCTCTGGACTGGCTTTTAGACACTCCTCCATCCCCTCCTCAAAAGGCTTCACCTGCACCCGCACTTGAG GCCAGTGTGAGGAAGACGACTCATCAGAAGGTTGCAGCCGTGAAGACCAAGACTCAGATACTGGACATGGAATATGAGAACCTCGCTGAACAG tttgCAGAGGCTGTTACGACGACCAGTCCTTCAGAGGGCAGAGAGAAAGGTTTGGATTTGGAGGGACTTCTCTGCACTCTGCAGCGAGACCCCTTCTCTGCTAGGAAACAGCTGCCACGTACACCTGAGAGCCTGA TTAAGGATGTGAAAAGCTCCTGGAGAAAGGCGGTGCAAGAAGACGAAGCTAAAAAGCATCAGCGCGCAGAGTTCAACAGCAGCGTAACGAGACGACTGAGCCCCCTCAACGAGTCCTACAATGTGTTGCCGAGCCCCGACGCTCCCTCCCAAACCACCACTCCTCCCGTCACCAGCCTCAGCAGCCCACCTGCCAGCCAGCAAGGGGGCTTACCCAAGTCCACTCTCCTGTGGGACACCTTCAACATGGAGGCTCTCGACGACTCCAGCGGCACAGGAAGCAGCGCGGTCCAGTTCAACCTCAACCAGGAAACTCTTCCCGAACTGTCGAGCTGCGACAGCCTGCTGAGCCTCGACGACGAAGCTGCGGACGTGAAGAGTGAGGACGAGGAGCTGCTCCTCCCTTCGTTGAAGATGGAGGTGAGCCAGACGCCGATATCCACGCGTCGTCACCTGGCTGAGATCCAACAAGCGTACAACGACGGCTCCTTTATGGGAGACGTAAGGACACCTGAGTGCCTTCTGTCGGATTACTCGGTTTCTGGTTTGGACAGAGACTACACAAGATCAATGGAAACCACCGACAAGGTCTTCTCCCTGGACCTGGACGCTCTGGAGACACAGTTCCCCCAAAAGAAACAGGAGTACAGCCTCCCCCCACTCATTTCATTCTCCCCAATCGATGACATGAAGTGTTAG